The Gordonibacter urolithinfaciens genome contains a region encoding:
- a CDS encoding molybdopterin-dependent oxidoreductase yields MDYQEFLDSVDREAYHEGEWRWQEGEYTVTRTNHWSPPGCHNGCGVLLYVDQEGRLARIEGDPLSPFNNGKLCMRCLDMVEAVNHPDRLKYPLRRAGKRGENRWERITWDEAYDEIVERVNTVKRDFGSHTILFVHGTGRNIGWQLPLFASTALETPNVCNFGFTGFACYLPRMIGASAKMGEMTIADVSETHEMRYADPSFRRPDVIMVWGNEPLKANADGFLGHWIVECMQMGTQIISIDPRLTWLGAKAAYWLQVRPGTDGALGIAMLNTVINEDMVDHEFIDSWCYGYEQLVESVQGKDADWAAEICGVPADDIRGAARLYATAESASIQWGLAFEQQLSALGVTAAACDLMGVTGNIDNPGGNLLIKCAFDIEKRYGLGDFKIPRENYAGKLTLSAGIESSDIVACASSDALLHAVETGEPFMPQIIWLQSANPLSCSGMDAPRMYEAMNKIPYCVVADPYMTPTAVAHADIVLPVAMSCERNSVRTWWTPARSISKCASYYEAKSDEQIILDLGRRLKPENWPWKDDRELATWYLTDQYAEGGTRYEGDFEELQERGGYKYDPWDAEYYKYQKGMCRPDGQPGFDTATGRFEFWSWGYNHWGVDPMPYHIEPKDSPVSTPEKLAEYPFIATSGGRSYEFFHSEHRQLETMREFHPWPLVTIHPEAAAEYGIEDGDWVWIETTHGRCRQKAFLFPGIKKDTIHMEHAWWFPEQEAAEPSLYGTFDSNINNMALNFETGQGGIGSGIKSFLAKIYPYVEGDQMPGEKVTREGGWGDYLPGVMAGDKESAERQAAEGNSALLAQIEAARRAKEMKVEDADMQGRNALIYAKEHADGLQDA; encoded by the coding sequence ATGGATTACCAAGAGTTCCTCGATTCGGTCGACCGCGAGGCCTACCACGAGGGGGAATGGCGGTGGCAGGAGGGCGAGTACACCGTCACCCGCACCAATCATTGGTCGCCCCCTGGCTGCCATAACGGGTGCGGCGTGCTGCTCTACGTCGACCAAGAGGGCAGGCTTGCCCGCATCGAGGGCGACCCGCTGTCGCCCTTCAACAACGGCAAGCTTTGCATGCGCTGCCTCGACATGGTGGAGGCCGTAAACCATCCCGACCGGTTGAAGTACCCTTTGCGTCGGGCCGGCAAGCGCGGCGAGAACAGATGGGAGCGCATCACGTGGGACGAGGCCTACGATGAGATCGTGGAGCGCGTGAACACCGTCAAGCGAGACTTCGGCTCCCACACCATCCTGTTCGTGCATGGCACGGGACGCAACATCGGCTGGCAGCTGCCGCTGTTCGCATCCACTGCCCTCGAGACGCCCAACGTCTGCAACTTCGGGTTCACTGGCTTTGCCTGTTACCTTCCGCGTATGATCGGCGCATCGGCGAAAATGGGAGAGATGACCATCGCCGACGTGTCTGAAACGCATGAGATGCGCTATGCCGACCCATCCTTCCGCCGCCCCGATGTGATCATGGTTTGGGGTAACGAGCCTCTTAAGGCCAATGCCGACGGCTTCCTTGGCCACTGGATCGTCGAATGCATGCAGATGGGTACCCAGATCATCTCCATCGACCCGCGCCTAACCTGGCTCGGAGCTAAAGCCGCGTACTGGTTGCAGGTGCGCCCCGGAACCGACGGCGCGCTGGGCATAGCGATGCTGAACACCGTCATCAACGAGGATATGGTCGACCATGAGTTCATCGACAGCTGGTGTTACGGCTACGAGCAGCTCGTCGAATCGGTGCAGGGCAAGGATGCTGATTGGGCCGCCGAGATATGCGGCGTACCGGCGGACGACATACGCGGCGCAGCCCGCTTATACGCTACGGCGGAAAGCGCGTCCATCCAGTGGGGCCTCGCGTTCGAGCAGCAACTGTCCGCGTTGGGCGTCACCGCGGCGGCGTGCGATCTCATGGGTGTTACCGGCAACATCGACAATCCCGGAGGGAACCTGCTCATCAAGTGCGCGTTCGATATCGAGAAGCGCTACGGTTTGGGTGACTTCAAAATCCCGCGCGAAAACTATGCAGGCAAGCTTACTTTGTCGGCGGGCATCGAATCATCCGATATCGTGGCCTGTGCGTCCTCAGATGCCCTACTGCACGCCGTGGAGACAGGCGAGCCCTTCATGCCCCAGATTATCTGGCTGCAAAGTGCCAACCCGCTCTCCTGCTCGGGCATGGACGCACCGCGCATGTACGAGGCCATGAACAAGATACCCTACTGCGTGGTGGCCGACCCCTATATGACGCCGACCGCCGTGGCTCATGCCGATATCGTGCTGCCGGTTGCCATGAGCTGCGAGCGCAACTCCGTGCGCACCTGGTGGACGCCCGCCCGGTCCATCTCCAAGTGCGCGAGCTACTACGAAGCAAAGTCCGATGAGCAGATCATCCTCGATCTGGGTCGCCGGCTGAAGCCCGAGAACTGGCCCTGGAAAGACGACAGGGAGTTGGCCACGTGGTACCTCACCGACCAGTACGCCGAGGGCGGCACGCGCTACGAGGGTGACTTCGAGGAGCTGCAGGAGCGCGGCGGCTACAAGTACGATCCGTGGGATGCCGAGTACTACAAGTACCAGAAGGGCATGTGTCGTCCCGACGGCCAGCCGGGCTTCGACACGGCAACGGGTCGTTTCGAGTTCTGGAGCTGGGGGTACAACCATTGGGGAGTCGATCCGATGCCCTACCACATTGAGCCGAAGGATAGCCCAGTATCCACGCCCGAGAAGCTGGCAGAGTACCCGTTCATCGCCACGTCGGGTGGAAGGTCCTACGAGTTCTTCCACTCCGAGCACCGTCAACTGGAAACCATGCGCGAGTTCCATCCTTGGCCGCTTGTGACCATTCATCCCGAGGCCGCGGCTGAATACGGCATCGAGGATGGCGACTGGGTGTGGATCGAGACCACCCATGGCCGATGCCGCCAGAAGGCGTTCCTCTTCCCCGGCATCAAGAAGGACACCATTCATATGGAGCACGCTTGGTGGTTCCCCGAGCAAGAAGCCGCAGAGCCCAGCCTGTACGGCACGTTCGACTCAAACATCAATAACATGGCGCTCAACTTCGAAACGGGGCAAGGCGGCATCGGTTCCGGTATCAAGAGCTTCTTGGCAAAGATCTACCCCTACGTCGAGGGAGACCAGATGCCCGGCGAGAAGGTCACCCGCGAGGGCGGCTGGGGCGACTACCTGCCCGGCGTTATGGCGGGTGACAAAGAATCGGCAGAGAGGCAGGCTGCCGAGGGCAACAGCGCCTTGCTCGCCCAGATCGAGGCCGCTCGGCGCGCCAAGGAGATGAAGGTAGAGGACGCCGACATGCAGGGCCGCAACGCGCTCATCTACGCGAAAGAGCACGCCGACGGCCTGCAGGATGCCTGA
- a CDS encoding 4Fe-4S dicluster domain-containing protein produces the protein MTKAILVNYDYCTGCHSCEVACKKERGLPKGEFGIKVCEVGPFQYSRDQGLKGVWEWTYMPVLTQACNLCADRTKEGKMPMCVQHCQAWCLYYGEAEDLVKKMDGKTRWTLSTTKE, from the coding sequence GTGACTAAGGCGATTCTCGTCAACTACGACTACTGCACGGGCTGCCACTCATGCGAGGTGGCCTGCAAAAAGGAGCGTGGCCTGCCGAAAGGCGAGTTCGGCATCAAGGTGTGCGAGGTGGGGCCGTTCCAGTACAGCAGGGACCAGGGGCTGAAGGGCGTATGGGAATGGACGTATATGCCCGTCCTGACGCAGGCATGCAATCTGTGCGCCGACCGTACGAAGGAGGGCAAGATGCCCATGTGCGTGCAGCATTGCCAGGCATGGTGTCTGTACTACGGTGAGGCGGAGGACCTGGTCAAGAAAATGGACGGCAAGACCCGTTGGACGCTTTCGACCACCAAGGAGTAA